Below is a window of Humulus lupulus chromosome 9, drHumLupu1.1, whole genome shotgun sequence DNA.
cacatattcaagcatattaatcaatcataccaacaaaccctgagtcaagcttgtcactgacagcgagcgcacatgtttggtcaatctccagaaccaataaaccttggctcactctgataccaagttgtaacgccctacttccttagagccgttactaagtgagtttaaaacgtgcttttaactcgctaatcaaggttttaaggcaaacgtgTAATAAAATCATATACAGAGTCATCAATTtgaaaaataattccatttactgaaaattataaaatgtttaacatttgggatcccaaaatactgtttataaatatttacaactcaaaatgtatTTAAAGTCGACTATAAGACAAAATAGGGTTTTTTACAAGAATCTTctaaaaaatacccctggccgtggcagccaggtagaccagacatgtacgtgccgcctcatgctctccatactcatggtcggttgaatttctctttgcccttaccggcaccacagagcacccgtgagccgaagcccagcaataaaactccacataaaaagataacatacgcatatgaaccactcagcatataacaaattttccaacagactaaacacatacggtcatgccgtcccaggcgctttaccaggccctgggttgcggtctataccgtaaggatatcccaggtatcctttagggtcttaccctgacaactcacactccgcgtgctaaacgctgctcccaacccctttgccgttctcggccttcaccgttcccggcgcttgccaatcattcacatatatgcatacacatcataattaaacatatactaacataatcaatgggctacactcaacacataatcatatagggtcgtgccctgcaaaacaactatggggcctcgccctgctctatgggtgcaacagctttcttacttgtgtcccgagcttcttgagcactgaaccctcgagcacggtcctctaactcgagcctcgcTGAGAACCTAGTCACGAcacatagtgaccctttttcccacacacaaagcaaggacctttctcgaccttaaacttgtttggattggtttttggacccaaaggtttcttgttaccctttttccctttgtttttgggatgttttggttgtgacaccgcatttgctttggaagtctctccattagacccctccacaagtttatctctacatatcgattcctcctcgattcaaatatgtttttggatttcctccaaagaataatcctcatttttatgaaggattcttttcctatagctcttccaagttggtggtaatttagtcactatagcaccaacttgaaaggccttgggaagctcgatctttaacactttcaatctgttaataattatttgcaattcatgtatttgaggaagaataggtttatcaccaaaaaatttgaaatcaaagtactgagatatcaaaaactttttggtaccttcctcttccgccttgaactttgtctcaagtgcatcccatatctccttgggcGATTTGgtttcggtgtagaggtcatagagcctatcggaaagggcgttgaggatatgacatctacaaaggagattgtcctcctccctctttcttcttttctccacctcctcgagaGTATCCTTGtaggatggcgttgggagaggttctagagtggattctagaatgtaggcgattttgagagtggtcaaaaggaatctcaccttgtcttgccacctagtaaaattggacccatcaaacctatccaacatcactaggtcttgattcattatcttgatggtctcaccttccattgaaacaaataagggtaagcttttgaatgttagggaaatagtatttgcctcaatggaaatggtaagataatactactctatgcaataatattacaaataaatatagattgattaaataaagttacaactctataactgaaaaatacaaataaacaaagaagaagaagaagaagaagaagagaatggtgaaagatacaactctaaacaaaagattacaagtaaaggaaagaagtttgaaacaaaagaaaagaagattacaactctaaacaaaagttacaagtaaatagaaaatgaaaataagaagaaaagcaatagagaaaaatgtaagaacaaaacaaaaagaaactctcacttacacaacctaagtgaagagggttggagatcaccaacttgaacaggtttaaaacctttgtccaaaagctttttttctcctaactcaagcactaagggatctctctcagatattggaaatgctttatggaattatcaagcttcaaggtgtttctagccaagtgctctaatggatagaaatgttgtgtctttcaagtgagcaataggctcctatttatagagtttagagacaccctttgaatttcaaattccaccaacccccatggttgttaccaatgattaattggattattgtggaattaaaaatgagatttggaagttatttgggttttttgagccattcaacaaagattgaaaaaactgaaaaaattgtcagttttggcctgtggccgccactgaccattttcagcacttacaaatgtgctgtttttccaaacggttccaaaccctcccaaatgattttttaaccccaaaacacattattggggttaaaatcatatctctaacagccatttcacatattgctttatgaaattcatctcaatattgtgttacaccaaatttacacaataaagggtaacatttggaagttacaaatttttaACACCAAATATGCTACATATTTGGAtacatctcatatatctaaatattataactctctattatatgttacagtatgtgacactctttgtcacatttatttaatctaaaacattatattataatataatataatataatattacattatattatattataaaataatataacgcATCAGTGCCTAGAAAAACACATACAAGTATTAGATAACGTCAGCACACGAGCTAACTAGAAAAAAAGAAAACTGTAGAGGACTTATACTCTGAATATCAAGGAgtgaggatggtgctcaagtcctcattcttaatcccattaaaagtcgTTGTCGTCTGCTCCAAATTGGACGCTCAATCCATGATGGCGCCTAGATTTCGTATAGcagactggtgtggctcagataaaGGAGCAGGCGCAGAACATCAGGCACCCATATCAGTGAAGatgggaggaactggtgtagGCAAGGATGGCTCTACCACTACGACAGGACTAGACGCCAAATGGGTCGGAGGAGGCACCTCGGGAGGAACCTCCATTATCGACTTAGCCTCAACCCTGACCCTCTTAGCTGCTCGGACAGAAGGATTGGCCtcggtgggagtcgacctctgTTGGGTATGGACAAAGCTGAACATGTCTGAACctacaaaagaagatcaaatgtcaGAAGTATATCAAGCACGGATGAATCATAAAATGaaggtgataaagtgtcgaaccttctgaataAGATTTAGGCTCAAACAtagtctcatcaaagtcatcTGAAGCGAGCAATGAGTGCACGatagatgcacccacctcatcaccctcttgtCCAGCTAGCACAggcaaagagggtacctccttGACATGAATAGGTCCCGGGGAGTCTATGGCGTTCACGGGCTCGGGACCATCTTCATCCGGAACATCGACTATAGTAGGAGGAAAGAACCCAACCTTCCTATGGTTCTCTAAAGTaatgagggtcttgacattcttctcctcagggatcatggcaatcaatgccttggccctaactgtcatagcctgggtcgggagcggtctataaaaagggccgacatgcttaaacttggagtagttggcctctgtgtccttagtgaagaaataggtTTCAGCCTATCTAAACACCTTGAtttttccagagatctcttccaaaaAGGAATcggtaccctcgctcatataatggtggaagtggaaataccccgagttgcACTAAGAAGGGTTCGTCTTTAGGttaaataagtagtggatctcgtgaggcactAGAGCAACCCATTTTCTGctgtgatagataatgtacaatgcagataacaccaagatcacattgggagccagttgagaaggactaataccaaaataattcACCACGCTccagaagtatggatgaagaggaagtagggtgcCAGACTTGATGGCAGGACGTGTCCAGGCGCACATACCCAGAGGGGTCAtttggaccagggatagtaatagacacgccagagaggtcaaaggtcttccttaagttctttaccttctcttcagtcatgttagAGGCAACCCCCTTGAACCACACAACCTTGTCATCAGCAGGGCAAGGCTTCTCAaccagtttccatatgatctcactggccaAGGTAGCCCCAAAATCTGATAAGTGGAACTTTTTTtcttgtcgtctcttcttctgctgtGCAACTAGcaagactgtcttgctcttggaaggagggcgaaccaccttaggccagaatctgtgaatagaacgctcctgagGATGATTAGCATGACGATGAGAGCCCTCAGTATGTTCtcgctgagaagaagagtgatggggaacccgactggtatccCAGTGCAAAGGGTGCTGCAATGAGTCTCGCTGACCTGACATATCCTGCTGAGATGTGCCTTGAGAGCCGCGTGgcgtactatgctgagaagagctagacgaagagccctgagtgatgtgcctgacaatatgaggatcatcttcggAAGGTTTCCGAGTTGTctattttactctcgccattgggctataacttttcaagaagtcttcctcactgaacaaatataaagtggagcgagggaaaatccttttcggcttttccaagaactcctggggagtacgctcgcttacagacttgtctgatgaagaggagctgAACATCtacaacaaaggaaaaataaagagaaaagttAGTAAGTAAACATAAAGtcaatagctgggggcatatccattaacTAAGaggcaaaaatgaagaaatcaaagaaaaaaTCTATATAGCGGGTCGTCCTAGTGAAACTAAGCTTAGGACGACCACCATAGGACTCCCCTAGAATTGGAAAAATCGATCGAAGTCTCAAAGAAGGGTTAACATAGGCCCTAAGATTACAAAATGTGAAAGAATGGGCATAGGTTGTCGACCTACCACCTTAGGCCAACCGCCCTAGGGATGCAAACCTCGAAAAAATGCCAGAGGACTAAGGTTCAAGTCTTTAATAAATTATATAGTACAAAGAAGAACCCAAAGAGattagtaaaggaggagaaatttTTTTTAAGGTCCCAGGTGGTTGGCCTatgcttaggctgaccaccctggATCCCTGGAAATCGCTCAAGGAGTGTGGTGGTCAGCCCATGATGTGAACCCTAAGGTGCTCAGCCTACGATGGAGTATGCAAACCTGGAAATCGATAGGGGCATGAGGAATACGGCCTAGGCTTAGATTTGAGCCCTAGAAATCCCCCAGCTAAGAAAACCCTAATCCCCTAGGCTTGAAAATCGCCCAGGCTAAGGAAAACCCTAAAGTGCTCGGCCTATGATGGGGTATGTAAGCCTGGAAATCGCATAAGGAAAGGGAAATGCAAGGGAAGTCCTAGAGGTGATTGGTccatgatggaaaccctaggTGTGGTAGGCCCATGATGAAATTTACATCCCTGGAAATCTGCTATGCCTGGATCTGAAAGCCTGAAAATCGCCAGACCAAGGGAACCTAAGAGTGGTCGGCCTAGGTTAGAGCTTTACAAGTCTgaaatcgcctatgctagggtttggaaccctGGAAATCACCATGCTATTGAATCTCAAAGAAGTGGTCGGCCTAGGGATTTACAAACCTAaaatcgcctatgctagggtttggaacctTGGAAATCGCCAAGATAGTGAATCTCAAAGaagtggtcggcctagggttttacaaacctgaaatcgcctatgctagggtttggaaccctGGAAATCATCCAGGCTAAGGAAATTATAGAGAAATCGTAgacttgattcaaacaagtcaattattttggatcaaaataatacAAAGCAAGGAGATTCAGATAGATccctcaaagattcaaagtatttcttctaaatctaagcacatttaaattaaatgatgtaaggattaggagaaaatacttacccaagtaaagatctgagtttgatgaagaattggataAATAATGCTTGGAGACCCTATAACTTAGGCGCACAGAGCAAAGAAGTGAGAAGTGAGAAGTGAGAAGTGAGAAGTGAGgcctacttataacctctcaggctaaccatatatttttaggaattcaaaatccttgaaaaatatctggtatggttaaaatttcaaattccatgaAAAATGTatggtatttttaggaattcaaattccttgaaaaatattttgtatttttaggaattaatatccttgaaaaatattttatatttttaggacttcaaactccttgaaaaatatattatatttctaggacttcaaatttccttgaaaaatatattggatttttaggaaattaattttccttgaaaaacctaattaattttaggaattacaattattcTTGAAAAATTCTtgctgagcaaattatcgatagttgatgaaagtactatgtaatgtcctgAGAACTTGGCTGTGAAAGTACTGCTACGATTTGTTTCTTGGGCCAAGATCAAATTTACCGTAATGTTAAaaacattacgataaacttggggggaaaatgttacccctcaaaaatccaaagatggcatggcgaatgagaaagaggcacatggcatcacaaatcagggaaaaacgacaaagtattgaaaaaagaccgatgagcaaaaaaaATAGGTCCAGGCCTACGGGAAGTCGACTAGGCCTAAacctcctaggggtggtcggcctaagcatgcccaagaacccttggggtggtcgacccaccctatccttcgtagggtggtcgacctacaaTCCCAGAGACACTTCACTAGGAAAAACGCACGCTTGTTCAAACTAAGATcaaggcctagcacccagaagatcaacatgcctacacccagaagatcaacagacCTAGAACCCAGAAGATCACAGACCTAGCACCCAAGCTCCAAAAggtcgtcgagcctagcacctaagtctcatagactaatcaagacttagcgttttctcaagggtctcaatcgtgcattatcaaccacgatTCAAAGAAGACAAcgggaagacccacgatctcataatcatgggaaggtggacacgtatctccactcccaatgatcgtgtaccaaaccacgatccccactCTTACTGATCATGCAACAACCCCcgagtactataaataaaggacccagggcttcgttTCAAGGGAGATCTTTTCTGGAATTTTCGGGGATCGATCTTTTTGACTAGTGAACTTTTCAGTTCGTATTTGTAATTGTAaatcgagtgattcaataataaagactaagtggattaggttattactgttcatcagaacaaggctgaaccaatataaattcatgtgtgtttgtttaagatatttgtactctatcgtattttatattcattccgttcaaaaggtgtcatatatTGTATATACGACCGTTGgtcaatttcacaggtcaacagcTTGTTATATTTAATGTTTTAATTaattgaaatatatattaaaaattaaaatatatttccttatttttattttttattttttaattaactaatttatgaaAGTAGGGGTATTTgtgtcatattgaaaaattgtttgaccCAAACTGGGTTCAGGGTACGATTTTGATCTGTTCTGCAAAAGATAGGGCTcgatttgtcatttaacaaaacataggggtCGATTGAGTATTCAGGCAAAAACAGAAGGGTCAAACTAGTATTTTTCCTAAAAATATTATATTCtaaattcattgttaaaaatataaggtttcattttttttatttttaaaaaagataatttatataatatatatgtataagatATCTCTTATTTAGTTTATTTGGGTGGGTTAAAATACCCGCCCAATTAATAAATTGGGTGGTTTTAATTTTCGTTGGGTTATTTAGATTG
It encodes the following:
- the LOC133801758 gene encoding uncharacterized protein LOC133801758 — its product is MTVRAKALIAMIPEEKNVKTLITLENHRKVGFFPPTIVDVPDEDGPEPVNAIDSPGPIHVKEVPSLPVLAGQEGDEVGASIVHSLLASDDFDETMFEPKSYSEGSDMFSFVHTQQRSTPTEANPSVRAAKRVRVEAKSIMEVPPEVPPPTHLASSPVVVVEPSLPTPVPPIFTDMGA